The Gemmatimonadota bacterium genome has a window encoding:
- a CDS encoding sodium ion-translocating decarboxylase subunit beta, whose translation MTILYDFLSASGLAAATWGHAVMILIGMVMIGLAIIRRYEPLLLVPIGFGIMLGNIPMMEGDGHGVYDEGSVLYYIYFGVREGVFPPLIFLGIGAMTDFSAMLSNPRLVLLGAAAQIGIFLTLLGAMAIGFTPAESGAIAIIGGADGPTAIFLSSKLAPHLLSMIAIASYSYMALVPIIQPPIMRLFTTRQERLIRMAPPRAVSQREKILFPIVAFIIAAMIAPDSIVLVGMLFFGNLLKECGVTERLANTARTSMIDIVTILLGFSVGASTQASAFLSLESLFIFTLGVVAFCIATTGGVLFAKFLNLFVKDKINPLIGAAGVSAVPMAARVAQVEAHREDPRNFLLFHAMAPNVAGVLGSAIAAGILWSVLVGG comes from the coding sequence ATGACGATACTGTACGATTTTCTGTCGGCTTCCGGTCTGGCCGCGGCGACGTGGGGACATGCCGTGATGATCCTGATCGGCATGGTCATGATCGGCCTGGCGATCATCCGCCGTTACGAACCGCTGCTCCTGGTGCCCATCGGTTTCGGCATCATGCTGGGCAACATCCCCATGATGGAAGGGGACGGGCACGGCGTCTACGATGAAGGAAGCGTCCTCTACTACATCTACTTCGGCGTCAGGGAAGGCGTCTTCCCTCCCCTGATCTTCCTGGGCATCGGGGCCATGACCGATTTCTCGGCCATGCTGTCCAACCCGCGGCTCGTCCTCCTGGGCGCCGCCGCGCAGATCGGCATCTTCCTGACCCTTCTGGGCGCCATGGCCATCGGTTTTACGCCCGCCGAATCGGGCGCCATCGCCATCATCGGCGGCGCGGACGGTCCCACGGCCATTTTCCTGTCATCGAAACTGGCGCCCCACCTGCTTTCCATGATCGCCATCGCGTCCTATTCCTACATGGCCCTGGTACCCATCATCCAGCCGCCCATCATGCGGCTTTTCACGACACGGCAGGAACGGCTGATCCGCATGGCGCCGCCCCGGGCGGTCTCGCAGCGGGAGAAGATCCTCTTCCCCATCGTCGCCTTCATCATCGCCGCCATGATCGCGCCGGATTCGATCGTGCTCGTGGGCATGCTCTTCTTCGGCAACCTGCTCAAGGAATGCGGCGTCACCGAACGGCTGGCCAATACGGCGCGGACCTCGATGATCGACATCGTCACCATCCTCCTGGGGTTCTCGGTCGGCGCCAGCACGCAGGCGTCGGCGTTCCTTTCGCTGGAATCGCTCTTCATTTTCACCCTGGGCGTGGTCGCTTTCTGCATCGCGACGACCGGCGGCGTGCTCTTTGCCAAGTTCCTGAACCTTTTCGTCAAAGACAAGATCAACCCGCTGATCGGCGCGGCGGGCGTCTCCGCCGTGCCCATGGCGGCGCGGGTGGCCCAGGTGGAAGCCCATCGCGAAGACCCGCGGAATTTCCTGTTGTTTCACGCCATGGCGCCCAACGTGGCGGGCGTCCTCGGCTCCGCCATCGCCGCGGGCATACTCTGGTCCGTCCTGGTGGGCGGGTAA
- a CDS encoding amidohydrolase family protein has product MKADRRNVMYALAPDRIWDGVSGETRSGVAVVVKDDLIDAVLPVSEIPAVMETAALPECTLLPGLMDAHVHYSSVMGPAFLAAGVTTIRDVGNDLAWILGERERHAMDLSAGPAILCCGHLLDGPRVYWPQLGRAHGTPGEIADSVRRHVEAGVDQIKLYAGVEPPLLKAAVDAAHASGKFVVAHLQSTTADDAARLGLDEFEHLAGCGVAWRAASEAEDDLMIDLLLERDVIIDPTLVVWDRLGRVLDRPFHHDTRRAWVHPRHLDIWQRYLGRFGPPEYRLRYQGAMSHLKRFLRRAHQRGVTVALGTDTPFPHLVPGMSVHDELVMYTDAGIPAVDALRSATSINARVLGIDGRTGSIRPGLRADLVAVRGNPLERIEDIENVQCTVREGRRFEPPDLMRVFKATFDREPDGAVTRDLLDYVDGKHVNRPAS; this is encoded by the coding sequence ATGAAGGCAGACAGGAGGAACGTCATGTACGCACTGGCCCCGGACCGTATCTGGGACGGCGTTTCCGGCGAGACGCGAAGCGGTGTGGCCGTCGTGGTGAAGGACGACTTGATCGACGCGGTCCTGCCCGTCTCCGAAATCCCCGCCGTCATGGAGACCGCGGCCCTGCCGGAATGCACGCTCCTGCCGGGCCTGATGGACGCCCACGTCCACTACAGTTCCGTCATGGGACCGGCTTTCCTGGCCGCCGGGGTGACCACGATCCGCGACGTGGGCAACGACCTGGCCTGGATCCTGGGCGAGCGCGAGCGCCACGCGATGGACCTTTCCGCCGGTCCCGCCATCCTGTGCTGCGGACACCTGCTCGACGGGCCCAGGGTCTACTGGCCCCAATTGGGCCGCGCCCACGGCACACCCGGCGAGATCGCCGATTCGGTCCGGCGGCACGTGGAAGCCGGGGTGGACCAGATCAAGCTGTACGCGGGCGTGGAACCCCCACTGCTGAAGGCGGCGGTCGACGCCGCCCACGCATCGGGCAAATTCGTGGTGGCCCACCTCCAATCAACCACCGCGGATGATGCCGCGCGGCTCGGACTGGATGAGTTCGAGCATCTGGCCGGGTGCGGCGTGGCCTGGCGAGCGGCTTCCGAGGCGGAAGACGATCTCATGATCGACCTGCTCCTGGAACGGGACGTGATCATCGACCCGACCCTGGTGGTCTGGGACCGGCTAGGGCGCGTCCTGGACCGGCCCTTCCACCACGACACCCGGAGAGCCTGGGTACACCCTCGCCACCTGGATATATGGCAGCGGTATCTAGGCCGTTTCGGTCCGCCGGAATACCGGTTGAGATACCAGGGCGCCATGTCGCACCTGAAGCGGTTCCTGCGCCGGGCCCATCAGCGGGGGGTGACCGTCGCACTGGGCACGGACACGCCCTTCCCCCACCTCGTGCCCGGGATGAGCGTGCATGACGAACTCGTCATGTACACGGACGCCGGCATCCCGGCCGTGGACGCGCTGCGATCGGCCACATCGATAAACGCCCGGGTCCTGGGCATCGACGGCCGGACCGGTTCGATCCGGCCGGGTCTGCGGGCCGACCTGGTGGCGGTCCGGGGGAACCCCCTCGAAAGGATCGAAGATATCGAAAACGTACAATGCACCGTGCGCGAAGGTAGGCGGTTCGAGCCGCCCGACCTGATGCGGGTCTTCAAGGCGACCTTCGACCGGGAGCCCGACGGCGCGGTCACACGGGATCTGCTGGACTACGTCGACGGCAAACATGTGAATCGGCCGGCCTCATGA
- the msrA gene encoding peptide-methionine (S)-S-oxide reductase MsrA: MTQETQTATLGGGCFWCLEAIYQQVRGVTSVVSGYAGGSVDNPDYKSVCTGATGHAEVVRITFDPAVISYAELLHIFWRIHDPTTLNRQGGDVGTQYRSIILYHDEEQQRAAEYSRTEADASDLWSAAIVTEIEPLEVFYEAEAYHHDYYRNNPRQPYCFMVIDPKVDKFRKSFQHMLS; encoded by the coding sequence ATGACTCAAGAGACGCAGACGGCGACGCTGGGCGGTGGTTGCTTCTGGTGCCTGGAAGCGATCTACCAGCAGGTCAGGGGCGTGACGAGCGTGGTGTCGGGCTATGCCGGCGGCAGCGTAGACAACCCGGATTACAAGTCCGTATGCACCGGCGCTACGGGCCATGCCGAGGTCGTGCGGATCACCTTCGATCCGGCCGTGATCAGCTACGCGGAACTCCTGCACATCTTCTGGCGCATACACGACCCGACTACGCTCAACCGCCAGGGCGGGGACGTCGGGACGCAGTACCGTTCGATCATCCTCTACCACGACGAAGAACAGCAGCGCGCGGCCGAGTATTCGAGGACGGAGGCCGACGCGTCGGACCTGTGGAGCGCGGCGATCGTTACGGAGATCGAACCCCTCGAGGTTTTTTACGAGGCCGAAGCGTACCATCACGACTACTATCGCAACAATCCACGGCAACCCTACTGTTTCATGGTCATCGACCCGAAGGTGGACAAGTTCAGAAAATCCTTCCAGCACATGCTGTCGTGA
- a CDS encoding M81 family metallopeptidase, with protein sequence MRVGILSLIHESNTFSHTPTTLDLFRRDGILTGEAVADHFRGGFHEISGFLEGLDDAGIDAVPLFYASTPPSGRITRDTCNVLIEMMFAQLAGAGPLDGLLVAPHGANAGEGADYHDLDGYWLTRLRGEVGPDLPIICTIDPHANLSRRMVEACDATIAYRTNPHLDQKQRGLEAATLMARTLRGEVRPVQAAAFPPVAIGIERQDTSSPPCRPLYEKADAWLEKTGVLSNSVVLGFPYADVPEMGSAFIAVTDGDAGLARRIADELADYLAAHRDEFVGEFISIPEAVDAVLDGEGPVCLLDMGDNVGGGSAADGTLIAHEILSRGDVKTFLCLFDPGSVERAVAAGVGARLTLVMGGKTDDRHGPPIRTEVRVQGIHEGRFTESAVRHGGKTSFNMGQTAVVATDNGLTVSLTSLRTVPVSLGMMTSIGLDPADFHVLIAKGVHAPTAAYAPVSKRLIRVDTPGATTADMRRFDFRYRRRPLYPFEE encoded by the coding sequence GTGCGCGTGGGCATCCTCTCGCTGATCCACGAATCCAATACGTTCAGCCACACGCCGACGACCCTCGACCTGTTCCGGCGGGACGGGATCCTGACAGGTGAAGCCGTCGCCGATCATTTCAGGGGTGGATTCCACGAGATCAGCGGCTTCCTGGAGGGACTGGACGACGCCGGCATCGACGCCGTTCCGCTGTTCTACGCGTCCACCCCGCCGTCCGGCCGGATCACGCGGGACACCTGCAACGTGCTGATCGAGATGATGTTCGCGCAGCTCGCGGGTGCGGGGCCGCTCGACGGCCTGCTGGTCGCTCCCCACGGCGCCAATGCCGGCGAGGGGGCGGATTACCACGACCTGGACGGGTACTGGCTGACCCGGCTGCGGGGGGAGGTCGGGCCGGATCTTCCGATCATCTGCACCATCGACCCCCACGCCAATCTCTCCCGGCGCATGGTCGAGGCCTGCGACGCCACCATCGCCTACCGCACCAACCCGCACCTGGACCAGAAGCAGCGGGGCCTGGAGGCCGCTACGCTCATGGCCCGGACCCTGCGCGGAGAAGTCCGGCCCGTGCAGGCCGCGGCTTTTCCGCCGGTGGCCATCGGCATCGAGCGCCAGGACACGTCCTCTCCGCCCTGCCGGCCTCTTTATGAGAAAGCGGACGCGTGGCTGGAGAAAACCGGCGTCCTGTCGAACAGCGTCGTCCTCGGGTTTCCGTACGCGGACGTGCCGGAGATGGGTTCGGCCTTCATTGCCGTGACTGACGGTGACGCCGGTCTGGCCCGGCGTATCGCGGATGAACTCGCCGATTACCTGGCCGCGCACCGGGACGAGTTCGTCGGCGAGTTCATTTCCATCCCCGAGGCCGTCGATGCCGTCCTGGACGGCGAGGGGCCCGTGTGCCTGCTCGACATGGGTGACAACGTGGGCGGCGGATCGGCCGCAGACGGCACGCTCATTGCCCACGAGATCTTGAGCCGCGGGGACGTGAAGACCTTCCTCTGCCTGTTCGATCCCGGATCCGTCGAACGGGCCGTTGCAGCGGGCGTGGGTGCGAGGCTCACGCTGGTCATGGGCGGCAAGACGGACGACCGGCACGGCCCGCCCATCCGGACCGAGGTGCGGGTGCAGGGGATCCACGAAGGACGCTTCACCGAATCGGCTGTTCGCCACGGGGGCAAGACATCGTTCAATATGGGGCAGACCGCTGTCGTGGCCACGGACAACGGACTGACGGTGAGCCTGACGTCGCTCCGGACGGTGCCGGTCAGCCTGGGTATGATGACCAGTATCGGCCTGGACCCGGCCGACTTCCACGTGCTCATCGCCAAGGGCGTTCATGCGCCAACAGCAGCCTACGCGCCCGTGAGCAAGCGGCTGATCCGGGTGGACACGCCCGGCGCCACGACCGCGGACATGCGGCGATTCGACTTCCGGTACCGGCGTCGTCCGCTCTATCCGTTCGAGGAATGA
- a CDS encoding phytanoyl-CoA dioxygenase family protein: MKDLDEKLDQLERDGFVLLKGALSPEETEQVRSRIFHAKEQGWEEGLNAVGNMWFDTLLDREPDVFAPLVGHPSVAPLLYAMMGKQCQLRSFRAHINPGAYTQEWHMDFYGYWNEKRETEKRRLAVQPSSVNTTFYFQDNVPGQGNLRFVKNGHLSEPPHLYPRIDHVAFEEWCYAQEHVVLHPMAGDAVVFLSHIPHQGAKEDVDMERCNVVCHYQTCPMYEGVWYVSSPRPFKGSFPFHETTPAGMN, translated from the coding sequence GTGAAAGATCTCGACGAAAAACTGGATCAACTGGAACGGGACGGTTTCGTGCTCCTCAAGGGTGCCCTGTCCCCGGAGGAAACCGAGCAGGTGCGGTCCCGCATATTCCACGCCAAGGAGCAGGGATGGGAGGAAGGACTGAACGCGGTCGGGAACATGTGGTTCGACACCCTGCTGGACCGGGAGCCCGACGTCTTCGCCCCGCTCGTGGGCCATCCGAGCGTGGCGCCGCTGCTCTACGCCATGATGGGCAAGCAGTGCCAGCTCCGCAGTTTCCGGGCGCACATCAACCCCGGCGCCTACACCCAGGAATGGCACATGGACTTCTATGGTTATTGGAACGAGAAGCGGGAGACGGAAAAACGCAGGCTGGCCGTGCAGCCCAGCAGCGTGAACACGACCTTCTACTTCCAGGACAACGTCCCCGGCCAGGGCAATCTCCGCTTCGTCAAGAACGGCCATCTCTCCGAGCCGCCCCACCTCTACCCCCGGATCGACCACGTCGCGTTCGAAGAGTGGTGCTACGCGCAGGAACACGTCGTGCTGCACCCCATGGCCGGCGACGCGGTCGTCTTCCTCAGCCACATCCCCCACCAGGGCGCCAAGGAAGATGTCGACATGGAACGGTGCAACGTGGTCTGCCACTACCAGACCTGCCCGATGTACGAGGGCGTGTGGTACGTCTCCAGCCCCCGTCCCTTCAAGGGGTCCTTCCCCTTCCACGAAACGACGCCGGCGGGGATGAATTAA
- a CDS encoding integration host factor subunit beta, with protein MTTTKKELVELISKRLGLKKEQVFPVVDQTFVAMRDSLIEGDRIEIRGFGVFEVKDTKARTSARNPRTSDIVYVPAGKKTRFKPGKLLKEALRVPLDD; from the coding sequence ATGACCACCACCAAGAAAGAATTGGTGGAACTGATCAGCAAGCGTCTGGGGCTTAAGAAAGAGCAGGTGTTTCCCGTGGTCGACCAGACGTTCGTGGCCATGCGGGACTCCCTGATCGAGGGAGACCGGATCGAAATCAGGGGATTCGGGGTTTTCGAGGTCAAGGACACGAAAGCCCGCACTTCCGCGCGCAATCCCCGCACGAGCGATATCGTTTACGTCCCGGCAGGTAAAAAGACCCGTTTCAAACCCGGAAAACTATTGAAAGAAGCCCTGCGGGTCCCCTTAGATGACTGA
- a CDS encoding tetratricopeptide repeat protein translates to MTEKKADRNTPAILSTVCKYARPYLFRCLLCLSPLQAAPQDTTVAAVPPQTSSITLEKAVALYESGRHDQAREAFLLMLDDRPEDPVVLYYLGRLDPDREAAEQYFLKVLMHGPEHVLADDALLEVARIQFALERHDDAVNACNRFLSAYPDSELEDEARFLLGQALLAGRRPELSRMVFQQLLASEPDTTLVQSARLAIAESYRAQEDFIEAARQYLRFEIDFQGVEGLEAVLWEAGQCLEAAGRTVEAGFVYQRLIKRYPDSPEANRARVERPLLE, encoded by the coding sequence ATGACTGAAAAAAAGGCGGACCGCAACACTCCCGCCATCCTGTCGACCGTTTGTAAATACGCCCGCCCATATCTGTTCCGATGTCTGCTGTGCCTGAGTCCGCTCCAGGCCGCACCTCAGGACACGACCGTCGCCGCAGTACCGCCCCAAACTTCCTCCATTACGCTTGAGAAAGCCGTTGCCCTTTACGAATCGGGCCGGCACGACCAGGCGCGCGAGGCCTTCCTGCTCATGCTGGACGACCGGCCCGAAGACCCAGTGGTCCTGTACTACCTGGGACGCCTGGATCCGGACCGGGAAGCGGCCGAGCAGTATTTCCTGAAGGTCCTGATGCACGGCCCGGAACACGTCCTCGCGGACGACGCGCTGCTGGAGGTCGCCCGCATCCAGTTCGCCCTGGAACGACACGACGACGCGGTGAACGCCTGCAATCGGTTCCTGTCGGCCTATCCCGACTCGGAACTGGAGGATGAAGCGCGCTTCCTGCTGGGGCAGGCGCTCCTTGCCGGAAGGCGGCCGGAACTCTCGCGCATGGTCTTCCAGCAACTGCTTGCTTCCGAGCCCGATACGACGCTCGTGCAGTCGGCGCGTCTCGCCATAGCGGAAAGCTACCGCGCGCAGGAGGATTTCATCGAAGCCGCCCGACAGTACCTCAGGTTCGAGATCGACTTTCAAGGTGTGGAAGGCCTGGAGGCGGTTTTGTGGGAGGCGGGGCAATGCCTCGAAGCCGCGGGACGCACCGTCGAGGCCGGTTTCGTGTACCAGCGGCTGATCAAGCGGTATCCCGACTCACCGGAGGCGAACCGCGCCCGGGTGGAAAGACCCCTGCTCGAGTAA
- a CDS encoding M1 family metallopeptidase → MIAFPPRPSSRLLPALLSGLLFNLFSLASDTPGARAAIPNPQAISGPATVDRPNIPGPAIEAALAELYRQLNGRRIDENPLEEILDDGDPSLAERYGDARIRLRERHALDSLLARPEIRLNVFFEEEERLSAELWDIHFTRHGDGWKAERFKPLLTAHLGFRFSLREDEFYAFDYLTIERPAGVFEIEDGLLMPGFSGDRIGRAVLVGAGRFTFTPSDRVERHQMNKYARTADDTYTTDFDRMVLVLSPGGYEHLVEGVALSRVEGGRAFDRAKALLNRVDRDYLLDMKPARERFSLAHTHPGFLQAEIDLSDSDRWLVYTNSPYESESVSLVQKSGFPRNPDISPPVVWCRFSPGPEGPSGRADRAGRAAKDETVRGPLLSLDHYDLTGSLEQDGRRMRMKTTLEITARAAPLTAATFTLNPDLDVYRVDYAGGDGALFTRQGTWLTVPFRRPVPGDSTSTLTLWYEGDVFQHRGGSVFGLLTNQQWLPVHSNEDLYTFDLELRYPDELTVATVGAHVASHEEEDARVTRWRRTRPVSSLGMTVSENRTRTVSAGGIDVILSVDEDRRPAESNTARILTHIGPALDFFGGVFGPYPYEKLDVVQMPDDYAFGRALPSMLMLWGLYFQDAFRLDANLHAHMYTEVQHLFRGFLAHELAHQWWGGTVVPKTYRDAWLSEAVATYAADLYIESETGPEAFREMLKRHTDQALYADRHGAIDLGMRLGEHYQAVVYEKGAVVLHMLRRTIGDEHFMNVLSRFSRQYAGKLVTTADFEAAVETETGREMGWFFDQWIRDTGFPVYRVYFTSSEGGVGAVSGGAASSGPGQGGLDSGGERTARGFTVRGQLLQEQEGRVFHAIVPLVIELENGDRIVREIWNAQRRQTFEYALPDRAKRIDIAPDFSVYFKAAR, encoded by the coding sequence ATGATCGCCTTCCCGCCCCGTCCGTCGTCCCGGCTGTTGCCCGCTCTCTTGTCGGGCCTGCTGTTCAACCTCTTTTCCCTCGCGTCCGATACCCCAGGCGCCCGCGCGGCAATACCCAATCCGCAGGCCATTTCCGGTCCAGCGACCGTCGACCGTCCCAACATCCCGGGCCCAGCCATCGAAGCGGCCCTGGCGGAGCTGTACCGGCAGCTGAATGGCCGGCGAATTGACGAAAACCCCCTCGAAGAGATCCTCGACGACGGCGATCCTTCCCTGGCCGAACGGTATGGCGACGCCAGGATCAGGCTGAGGGAGCGGCACGCGCTGGACAGCCTCCTCGCCCGTCCCGAAATACGGCTGAACGTTTTCTTCGAAGAGGAAGAGCGGCTTTCAGCCGAACTGTGGGACATTCATTTCACCCGGCATGGGGATGGCTGGAAAGCCGAACGGTTTAAGCCGCTGCTGACGGCCCACCTCGGTTTCCGATTCTCCCTGCGGGAGGATGAGTTCTACGCTTTCGACTACCTGACGATCGAGCGGCCCGCCGGAGTATTCGAGATCGAAGACGGCCTGCTGATGCCCGGGTTCTCGGGAGATCGGATCGGACGCGCGGTCCTCGTGGGCGCGGGACGATTCACCTTTACGCCTTCGGACCGCGTAGAGCGTCACCAGATGAACAAGTACGCCCGCACGGCCGACGATACCTACACGACGGACTTCGACCGGATGGTGCTGGTCCTGTCGCCCGGGGGATATGAGCACCTGGTGGAAGGCGTGGCGCTTTCGCGTGTCGAGGGCGGACGGGCATTCGACCGGGCGAAGGCCCTGCTGAACCGCGTCGACCGGGACTACCTGCTGGACATGAAACCCGCCCGTGAACGCTTCTCCCTCGCCCACACGCATCCTGGATTCCTGCAGGCGGAGATCGATCTCTCGGACTCGGACCGGTGGCTTGTCTATACGAACAGCCCCTATGAATCGGAATCGGTCAGCCTGGTTCAGAAGAGTGGGTTTCCCAGGAACCCGGACATCAGTCCGCCCGTGGTCTGGTGCCGTTTCTCGCCGGGTCCGGAGGGACCGTCCGGCCGCGCCGACCGCGCCGGCCGCGCCGCGAAGGACGAGACGGTCCGGGGTCCGCTGCTGTCCCTGGACCACTACGATCTCACGGGATCCCTGGAGCAGGACGGCCGCCGCATGCGCATGAAGACGACACTGGAAATCACGGCCCGGGCGGCCCCGCTCACCGCGGCGACTTTCACGCTGAACCCGGATCTGGATGTCTACCGCGTGGACTACGCCGGCGGCGACGGCGCGCTGTTCACGCGGCAGGGCACCTGGCTCACGGTCCCGTTCCGGCGGCCGGTGCCGGGGGACAGCACCTCCACGCTGACCCTCTGGTACGAGGGCGACGTCTTCCAGCACCGCGGTGGCAGCGTCTTCGGCCTGTTGACCAACCAGCAGTGGCTTCCCGTTCATTCCAACGAGGATCTGTACACTTTCGACCTGGAACTGCGCTATCCGGACGAGCTGACCGTGGCGACGGTCGGCGCACACGTGGCCAGTCATGAGGAGGAAGATGCGCGCGTCACACGCTGGCGGCGGACGCGGCCCGTGTCCTCGCTGGGCATGACGGTCTCCGAAAACCGTACCCGCACGGTCTCCGCAGGTGGCATCGACGTGATCCTCAGCGTGGATGAAGACCGGCGCCCGGCCGAATCGAACACAGCGCGGATCCTCACGCACATCGGCCCCGCGCTGGACTTCTTCGGCGGCGTCTTCGGTCCCTACCCCTACGAGAAGCTCGACGTCGTGCAAATGCCGGACGACTACGCCTTCGGACGGGCCCTTCCGTCGATGCTGATGCTGTGGGGACTGTACTTCCAGGATGCCTTCCGCCTGGACGCGAACCTGCACGCCCACATGTACACGGAAGTGCAGCACCTCTTCCGCGGGTTCCTGGCCCACGAACTCGCCCACCAGTGGTGGGGCGGCACCGTGGTCCCGAAGACCTATCGCGACGCCTGGCTTTCGGAGGCAGTGGCGACGTACGCGGCGGACCTTTACATCGAAAGTGAGACCGGTCCCGAAGCGTTCCGCGAGATGCTGAAACGGCACACGGACCAGGCGCTGTACGCCGACCGGCACGGTGCGATCGACCTGGGCATGCGGCTCGGGGAACATTACCAGGCGGTCGTCTACGAAAAGGGCGCCGTGGTACTCCACATGCTGCGGCGCACCATCGGCGACGAGCACTTCATGAACGTGCTCTCACGATTCAGCCGGCAATACGCGGGCAAGCTGGTTACGACGGCGGATTTCGAGGCGGCGGTGGAAACGGAAACGGGCCGGGAGATGGGCTGGTTCTTCGACCAGTGGATCCGGGACACGGGCTTTCCGGTCTACCGGGTGTATTTCACCAGCAGCGAAGGGGGCGTAGGTGCGGTGTCCGGCGGTGCGGCATCTAGCGGTCCGGGTCAGGGCGGATTAGATTCGGGCGGTGAGAGGACCGCCAGGGGGTTCACGGTGCGCGGACAGCTATTGCAGGAACAGGAAGGCCGCGTATTCCATGCGATCGTGCCCCTGGTCATCGAGTTGGAGAACGGCGACCGGATCGTCCGGGAGATCTGGAACGCCCAAAGGCGCCAGACCTTCGAGTATGCATTGCCGGACAGGGCGAAGCGCATCGACATCGCGCCGGATTTCTCGGTGTACTTCAAGGCGGCCCGGTAA
- a CDS encoding MerR family transcriptional regulator: protein MSKLYYSSSEVSTMLELEPSVLRFWEDQFGQLRIKRNRAGKRMYREKDIELIRTIKQLTRDEGYTIAGAKKKLQEFAANRGAEKAVRTAERADRAAEQAAPSPVKADPGAAQADPGEQAAPGAESAAPGEHADPGERKTPPTDTSSQSELIQWLRSRLIEIRDSMD from the coding sequence ATGAGCAAGCTGTACTATTCCAGCAGCGAAGTCTCGACCATGCTCGAGCTGGAGCCGTCCGTACTCCGATTCTGGGAAGACCAGTTCGGCCAGCTTCGCATCAAGCGGAACCGCGCCGGCAAGCGGATGTACCGGGAGAAGGACATCGAGCTCATCCGCACGATCAAGCAGCTCACACGGGACGAAGGATACACGATCGCCGGCGCTAAAAAGAAGCTTCAGGAATTCGCGGCGAACCGGGGCGCGGAGAAGGCGGTCCGAACCGCGGAAAGGGCGGACCGCGCCGCGGAACAGGCAGCGCCCAGCCCGGTGAAAGCGGATCCTGGCGCGGCGCAGGCTGATCCTGGCGAGCAGGCGGCCCCTGGCGCGGAGTCGGCGGCCCCGGGCGAGCATGCGGACCCCGGCGAGCGGAAGACCCCCCCGACCGATACCTCCTCCCAATCCGAACTCATCCAGTGGTTGCGGTCCCGCCTGATCGAGATACGGGATTCGATGGACTAG